The Littorina saxatilis isolate snail1 linkage group LG15, US_GU_Lsax_2.0, whole genome shotgun sequence genome contains a region encoding:
- the LOC138948604 gene encoding uncharacterized protein: protein MAFSLTFNSILDNNIRHVYAGKPAQMSYRHSSEYPNMDQLRQRRENQQLKDYVLRTSEYQSDYNCLMPRAPAFRLLSRQEVDDIVTRLQRDTVASTRQDGTSDEKAVQDKQKSNPKYLGLKKVSQEEMDEITQRLCKPTKMALIRERRPQHIAPMPEVS, encoded by the exons ATGGCCTTCAGCCTGACCTTCAACAGCATTCTGGACAACAATATCCGCCATGTTTACGCTGGCAAGCCAGCACAGATGAGTTACCGCCACAGCAGCGAGTACCCCAACATGGATCAGCTGAGGCAGCGACGGGAGAACCAGCAACTTAAGGACTACGTACTTCGGACCTCAGAGTATCAGTCCGACTACAACTGTCTCATGCCCCGCGCCCCTGCATTCAGGCTTCTGTCTAGACAAGAG GTGGACGACATCGTGACGAGACTGCAACGTGACACGGTGGCCAGCACGCGTCAGGACGGGACGAGCGACGAGAAGGCCGTGCAGGACAAGCAGAAGAGCAACCCCAAGTACCTGGGCCTCAAGAAGGTCAGCCAGGAGGAGATGGACGAGATCACTCAGCGACTCTGCAAGCCTACCAAGATGGCGCTCATCCGAGAGAGGCGGCCTCAACACATCGCTCCCATGCCTGAGGTGTCCTAG